In Mercenaria mercenaria strain notata chromosome 15, MADL_Memer_1, whole genome shotgun sequence, a single genomic region encodes these proteins:
- the LOC123559483 gene encoding uncharacterized protein LOC123559483 — protein sequence MSKCSEIQLTEKSKEDFAKWNVAVDLHAAGKFLDAVETYRSMHETSARIFYNMAVAYINLEDFKNAVTCFTSAVEKDENLAVAFFQRGTLYLERKNVQDAISDLEMTRILLRGNAYINYKPLGLFCHLHGFTILYNLAVAYLLDGDDREFRTLLTEAAHYADYFQREHITDTFKLFEEFRWPDIKPIKVTTMAVFAPPKEVTKNLDRKQPSKSRKSMVVFASNENDNTPSFVGSKTVDDLRRDLNEKRSIDGRSGSIKQRLLRKMKSTGDMNVPSYIRENIPTPRKQRHSTGSLRVDSDIPYKSFKERKRSKKSSRKEARATSSKRNSDIADSGGEAVKEDLPENDRTTREPYPCSAKNDCSDCFKSSATVDTDPTYIPIQSVEKDLQTETHTDSLLQNVSAVNKRHFKGKARSLGDIKRTKHKTLSQERRSTGDLEKARSNSLLPLERKKKSHSSLLKLMKSKSNKHNADHPTVVMEGCKAVGDLLTMLVPVDSSIKNNVETSEIETEFGKLDINNNEKSSVNVKTASRYSLGSVFGDRSTVVKYALTEACDILTATVTPTIGASEASKQKKDVSKQRDRVLRGLNEPEQHKTKPSTKKRRAPEPPKLSIGLPLLAAGNLVTALVHQDYDQLADDGSKLIENTKTVTYTTYDSTNIKDVSTIGATRERLSATTSFSNECSKEVNTVSNTSEHLESAFVFPPVSKNPITQDVNNNTLTSKIVQTNCKEPKTPVYVNARMATEVVKRDVESKGSEFGIELDKSYQQWNDFIPSKKSKLFKSKKTKRPPPSYPPPPLRIDFRKQCKSKKVKSNELTLNGFIGNSLLASGKMLGAIVPAAKEEDSDASNLRRPEVNINKTADDISCNENMGELSHLMEATCKIGLGNTEKEEHTYVNISESLGECRTYVDAGDTCLTSGNRSRNAQQEPEGISGILRTSSNILRAFVTSSQDTREAFEEFVHKQRNNRTKHEFCGKLLNEDCSNDSENDYVNMTELRT from the exons TGTTCAAGACGCCATATCAGATCTGGAAATGACCCGGATATTGTTGCGTGGTAACGCCTATATCAATTACAAACCGTTGGGTCTATTCTGCCATCTTCATGGTTTTACG atTTTGTATAACCTTGCTGTGGCATATCTTCTCGACGGAGATGACCGCGAGTTCCGAACGCTATTAACGGAAGCTGCGCACTATGCTGATTATTTTCAACGGGAGCATATCACGGACACGTTCAAACTATTTGAG GAGTTTCGATGGCCTGACATTAAGCCGATAAAGGTGACAACAATGGCAGTGTTTGCTCCACCAAAAGAAGTCACAAAGAACCTCGACCGGAAACAGCCGTCCAAATCTAGAAAATCTATGGTTGTCTTTGCATCTAACGAAAATGACAATACACCCTCTTTCGTTGGCTCTAAAACG GTTGACGATCTTCGCAGAGATCTGAATGAAAAACGTTCCATTGATGGCAGAAGTGGTTCTATAAAACAAAGGTTACTTCGGAAAATGAAATCTACAGGAGACATGAATGTTCCATCATATATAAGAGAGAACATACCAACACCTCGGAAACAACGACATTCAACCGGAAGTCTTCGGGTAGATTCAGATATACCGTACAAATCGTTCAAAGAAAGAAAACGAAGTAAGAAGTCTTCGCGGAAGGAGGCACGTGCGACATCAAGTAAACGGAACAGTGATATTGCTGACAGTGGTGGGGAGGCTGTAAAAGAAGATCTTCCAGAAAACGACAGAACCACACGAGAACCTTACCCATGCAGTGCAAAAAATGATTGTAGTGACTGTTTTAAAAGTTCGGCTACAGTAGATACGGATCCAACGTATATTCCCATTCAGTCAGTCGAGAAAGATTTACAGACAGAAACACACACTGACAGTTTACTGCAGAATGTTAGTGCTGTTAACAAGCGTCATTTTAAAGGCAAGGCAAGATCACTTGGGGATATAAAGCGCACAAAGCACAAGACATTAAGTCAGGAAAGAAGATCTACGGGCGACCTAGAAAAGGCTAGAAGTAATTCTTTGTTGCCTCTAGAACGGAAGAAAAAATCTCATTCTTCATTGCTGAAGCTGATGAAATCGAAGTCGAACAAGCATAATGCAGATCATCCAACAGTGGTAATGGAAGGATGTAAGGCTGTTGGAGATTTACTAACAATGTTGGTACCTGTTGACAGTTCTATAAAGAACAATGTTGAAACGTCAGAAATAGAGACAGAATTTGGAAAACTTGATataaacaacaatgaaaaaagtTCTGTAAATGTTAAGACTGCCTCTAGGTACTCACTGGGATCTGTGTTTGGAGACCGTTCAACCGTTGTTAAATATGCTTTGACTGAAGCGTGTGACATCCTTACTGCAACTGTGACACCTACAATAGGCGCTTCTGAAGCTTCTAAACAGAAGAAAGATGTATCAAAACAAAGAGATAGAGTTTTAAGAGGATTAAATGAACCGGAACAACATAAAACGAAACCAAGCACAAAGAAAAGACGGGCTCCAGAACCTCCGAAGCTTAGTATTGGGTTGCCACTGCTTGCAGCTGGCAATCTAGTAACTGCACTTGTGCATCAAGATTATGATCAACTAGCAGATGACGGATCAAAGCTTATTGAAAACACAAAAACTGTGACATATACAACTTATGATAGTACCAATATAAAAGACGTTAGCACGATAGGTGCCACAAGAGAAAGACTTAGTGCAACTACCAGTTTCAGTAATGAGTGTAGTAAAGAGGTCAATACAGTAAGTAATACATCTGAACATTTAGAATCGGCTTTTGTATTTCCGCCTGTTTCGAAGAACCCGATTACACAAGACGTGAATAACAATACTTTGACATCAAAGATTGTACAAACCAATTGCAAAGAACCCAAAACTCCAGTGTACGTCAATGCAAGAATGGCTACGGAAGTCGTAAAAAGAGATGTTGAGAGTAAAGGCTCAGAATTCGGAATCGAATTGGATAAAAGTTATCAACAATGGAACGACTTTATACCATCTAAgaaaagtaaattatttaaatccaaaAAGACGAAGAGACCTCCTCCATCTTATCCCCCACCTCCACTCAGGATCGATTTTCGAAAACAATGCAAGTCTAAAAAAGTAAAGTCGAACGAATTAACATTAAACGGTTTCATAGGAAATTCTTTGCTCGCATCTGGTAAAATGCTTGGCGCGATCGTTCCAGCAGCTAAAGAAGAAGATAGTGATGCTAGCAATTTACGTAGACCTGAAGTGAACATAAACAAAACAGCAGACGACATTTCATGCAACGAAAATATGGGTGAATTGAGTCATTTAATGGAAGCAACATGTAAAATCGGGCTAGGAAATACTGAAAAAGAGGAACATACTTACGTGAATATAAGTGAAAGTTTAGGAGAATGTCGTACATACGTGGATGCTGGGGACACTTGCTTAACTAGTGGCAACAGAAGCCGAAACGCACAACAGGAACCGGAAGGGATAAGCGGGATTCTTCGGACTTCTAGTAACATACTACGAGCGTTTGTGACATCTAGTCAGGACACTCGAGAAGCTTTTGAAGAATTCGTGCACAAGCAACGAAACAACCGCACTAAACACGAGTTCTGTGGTAAACTTTTGAATGAAGACTGTTCAAACGACAGCGAAAATGACTATGTAAATATGACTGAGCTAAGAACATAG